Proteins encoded in a region of the Paenibacillus pedocola genome:
- a CDS encoding peptidoglycan D,D-transpeptidase FtsI family protein: MKSIFRPDARNEDQSANPSLSLRINIFFFGTFIIFCIIIVRLAIVQFVEGPTLTEVETSRDTKNVPLASIRGSILAKGGEKLAYSTSVQTLYFSLTTDYTETVTDKKTKLTSRSPEATAKANQLAADLAADFAKYGAKVPEDEVITKDAVLKAMDLDSKVYSGFMLRPIKRGLVKEEIAYFMEHKDKYPNLTVSEEDERHYDPDTVAVQTVGYIKTFKKADSLDIYKNILAAMKNDTDPGLSYRSDEFVGFDGLELQYQRELRGRNGYLTVGVNAKNMAEGIEAIVPPVKGNDVWTTIDKNIQLKTEQAILDQIKWVHRNPVQGKVHPDAKTGYAVAMEVDTGNIVAMASMEDYDTNIWTTGTLPTEVYNQIQLNYQNGTVTPISSGRSGHNFDSAVFLGSVIKPLTVLIGLNEGFITTRTTYTDKGSTTFGRAGYETTVRNAGGHAYGFFNSPAEAIEKSSNVFMIDMVGKKLYEKYGSEGVNVWDKYMREFGLGERPGSGLPNEHKGLINYVKEAKSGSAQSALVFASFGQQGRYTALQLAQYASTLANQGVRIKPQLVSKITDQAGNTVKTFGREVLNEVKFDKAYWREVIKGMNTSVTAFEDFPYDFARKTGTSQQQYTVKKSSYLADNGVFIAFAPRENPKLAVAVVIPEGGFGSNSAAPVARKIFDAYDWEYGLDGIPKKSIPPVEDKAKQTAGDGAAVESTH, translated from the coding sequence GTGAAATCTATTTTCAGGCCGGATGCCAGGAATGAGGATCAGAGCGCGAACCCGTCGCTTAGTCTGCGCATCAATATATTTTTCTTCGGCACTTTTATTATATTCTGCATTATTATTGTCCGTCTTGCCATTGTACAATTTGTTGAAGGCCCCACGCTCACCGAGGTTGAAACGAGCCGTGATACCAAAAACGTGCCGCTTGCTTCGATACGCGGAAGTATTTTGGCAAAGGGCGGAGAAAAGCTAGCCTATTCCACCTCGGTGCAAACGCTTTATTTCTCCTTGACCACTGACTATACAGAAACCGTAACGGACAAAAAAACCAAATTAACCTCACGGTCGCCCGAAGCTACCGCCAAAGCTAATCAGCTTGCCGCCGACCTTGCTGCGGATTTCGCCAAATACGGGGCCAAGGTGCCGGAAGATGAAGTGATTACGAAGGATGCCGTGCTGAAAGCCATGGACCTTGACTCCAAAGTCTACTCGGGCTTCATGCTGCGGCCGATCAAACGCGGTCTGGTTAAAGAGGAAATTGCCTACTTCATGGAGCATAAGGACAAGTATCCGAATCTCACTGTCAGCGAGGAGGACGAGCGCCACTATGATCCGGACACAGTAGCTGTACAGACGGTCGGATATATCAAAACCTTCAAGAAAGCGGATAGCTTAGATATTTATAAGAACATTCTGGCAGCCATGAAAAATGACACTGACCCGGGCCTCTCTTACCGGAGTGATGAGTTTGTCGGCTTTGACGGGCTGGAGCTGCAGTACCAGCGGGAGCTGCGGGGGCGCAACGGCTACCTGACCGTAGGTGTTAATGCCAAGAATATGGCCGAGGGCATTGAAGCCATTGTACCTCCTGTCAAAGGCAATGATGTATGGACCACCATCGATAAGAACATTCAGCTGAAGACGGAGCAGGCGATCCTGGATCAGATCAAGTGGGTTCACAGGAATCCGGTGCAGGGCAAGGTTCACCCTGATGCCAAGACCGGTTACGCCGTTGCCATGGAAGTCGATACCGGAAATATTGTAGCGATGGCCAGCATGGAGGATTATGATACCAATATTTGGACTACAGGCACTCTGCCTACAGAGGTATATAACCAGATTCAGCTGAATTATCAGAACGGTACCGTCACGCCAATTTCCTCCGGACGGTCCGGGCACAATTTCGATTCCGCTGTGTTCCTCGGTTCAGTGATCAAGCCGCTGACCGTATTGATCGGCCTGAACGAAGGGTTCATTACAACACGAACAACTTATACCGACAAAGGCAGCACAACCTTCGGCAGAGCCGGTTATGAGACGACCGTCCGCAACGCCGGCGGCCATGCCTATGGATTCTTCAACTCTCCGGCTGAAGCCATAGAGAAGTCCTCCAACGTCTTCATGATCGATATGGTCGGCAAGAAACTCTATGAGAAGTACGGCTCTGAAGGAGTCAATGTCTGGGATAAATACATGAGGGAGTTCGGGCTGGGTGAGCGGCCGGGCAGCGGACTACCGAATGAGCATAAAGGCCTTATCAACTATGTGAAAGAGGCAAAAAGCGGAAGCGCCCAGTCAGCGCTGGTCTTTGCGTCATTCGGACAGCAAGGCCGTTACACGGCGCTGCAGCTGGCCCAGTATGCCTCCACGCTGGCGAACCAGGGAGTCCGGATTAAGCCGCAGCTTGTCAGCAAAATCACAGATCAGGCCGGAAACACCGTCAAGACCTTCGGCAGGGAAGTGCTGAACGAAGTGAAGTTCGATAAAGCATACTGGCGTGAAGTCATCAAGGGTATGAATACTTCTGTGACTGCATTTGAGGATTTCCCTTATGACTTTGCACGTAAAACCGGTACTTCCCAGCAGCAATATACGGTTAAAAAGAGCAGTTACCTGGCCGACAACGGCGTGTTTATTGCCTTCGCCCCGCGCGAGAATCCCAAGCTGGCCGTCGCCGTCGTTATTCCCGAAGGGGGATTCGGTTCCAACAGCGCCGCGCCCGTTGCCCGCAAAATTTTTGACGCCTATGATTGGGAATACGGGCTGGACGGTATACCGAAGAAGAGCATTCCGCCTGTGGAGGATAAAGCTAAGCAGACTGCCGGAGATGGGGCAGCTGTGGAATCGACGCATTAG
- a CDS encoding DUF1648 domain-containing protein → MFKNKMTITLSSVAAIIPVLLYMYLYREMPDFVPIHYNGEVADRFVDKGSYEVLLVSLFGWFSFGFIRLLQLLLRRLFLRSYIENLALNHRIWNAATLLVTVGFSVISVFALLAMV, encoded by the coding sequence ATGTTCAAAAATAAAATGACGATCACCCTAAGCAGTGTTGCTGCCATCATTCCTGTATTGCTGTATATGTATCTCTACCGGGAGATGCCTGATTTTGTACCTATTCATTACAATGGTGAGGTGGCGGACCGGTTTGTGGACAAAGGGAGCTATGAGGTCCTATTAGTGAGTTTATTCGGCTGGTTTAGCTTCGGGTTCATCCGTCTGCTTCAGCTGCTGCTGCGAAGGCTGTTCCTCCGCAGCTATATTGAGAATCTCGCGCTGAACCACCGGATCTGGAATGCCGCTACGCTTCTGGTGACGGTCGGATTTTCTGTAATTAGCGTGTTTGCGCTGCTGGCAATGGTCTAA
- a CDS encoding nucleoside triphosphate pyrophosphohydrolase produces the protein MTEYFKLVRDGIPALIASQGKTCATRILDTGEYIEALRAKLREEAEEYFREEQDGHALEELADMLEVIRALAVIHGGDSEMLEAIRAEKAERRGGFKDRILLLRTEGAAADVQK, from the coding sequence TTGACCGAGTATTTCAAGCTTGTAAGAGATGGTATTCCGGCGCTGATTGCATCGCAGGGGAAGACCTGTGCCACCAGAATACTGGATACCGGGGAATACATAGAGGCGCTGCGTGCGAAGCTGCGCGAGGAAGCAGAGGAATACTTCCGGGAAGAGCAGGACGGGCATGCGCTAGAGGAGCTGGCAGATATGCTTGAGGTCATCCGGGCATTAGCCGTGATCCATGGCGGAGACAGTGAGATGCTGGAGGCGATCCGTGCCGAGAAGGCAGAGCGCCGCGGCGGATTCAAGGACCGTATTCTGCTGCTTCGGACAGAAGGGGCTGCAGCTGATGTTCAAAAATAA
- a CDS encoding ADP-ribosylglycohydrolase family protein, giving the protein MTLNADRYQGCLHGLAVGDALGTTAEFKAPGTFAPLEDIIGGGVFGLQPGQWTDDTSMALCLAESLLSKQGFDPADQMQRYLKWFREGHLSSTGECFDIGNATRAALLQYEASGEAYSGSADPFAAGNGSIMRLAPVVMYYAAHPADAIRYAASSSRTTHAAAECVSACRLLAAYILAGLHGWSKQEMLAPEAFGGWLQEDQLTPHILGIMNGSYKLKQPPEIQGSGYVVESLEAALWAFHNSASFAEGALLAVNLGNDADTTGAVYGQIAGAFYGLSGIPEHWISILAMRGLIADYAGRLYADETRDLGEK; this is encoded by the coding sequence ATGACTTTGAATGCGGATCGATATCAGGGGTGTCTGCATGGGCTGGCGGTAGGGGATGCGCTCGGAACCACGGCCGAATTCAAGGCCCCCGGCACCTTTGCACCGCTGGAGGATATCATAGGGGGCGGCGTCTTCGGCTTGCAGCCGGGACAGTGGACAGATGACACATCCATGGCACTATGCCTGGCGGAAAGCCTGCTCTCAAAGCAGGGATTTGATCCTGCAGACCAGATGCAGCGTTATTTGAAATGGTTCCGTGAGGGGCATCTGAGCAGCACCGGGGAATGCTTTGACATCGGCAATGCTACGCGGGCGGCGCTGCTTCAATATGAAGCGAGCGGAGAGGCCTACAGCGGTTCGGCCGATCCGTTTGCTGCGGGGAATGGCTCGATTATGCGGCTGGCTCCTGTCGTTATGTATTACGCTGCCCATCCGGCGGATGCCATCCGATATGCGGCCAGCAGCTCTAGAACGACACATGCCGCAGCGGAATGTGTCAGCGCCTGCCGCCTGCTGGCCGCTTATATTCTTGCCGGACTGCACGGGTGGAGCAAACAGGAGATGCTGGCCCCGGAGGCCTTCGGCGGCTGGCTGCAGGAGGATCAGCTGACACCGCATATCCTGGGCATTATGAATGGCTCTTACAAGCTTAAGCAACCGCCTGAAATTCAAGGCTCCGGGTACGTGGTGGAATCGCTGGAAGCGGCGCTGTGGGCGTTCCATAACTCCGCCAGCTTTGCCGAAGGTGCGCTGCTCGCTGTCAATCTGGGCAATGACGCCGATACGACCGGGGCGGTCTACGGCCAGATTGCCGGGGCCTTTTACGGATTAAGCGGCATCCCGGAGCACTGGATCTCTATACTTGCGATGCGCGGGCTGATTGCCGACTATGCGGGAAGACTGTATGCGGATGAAACAAGGGACCTTGGGGAAAAGTAG
- the infC gene encoding translation initiation factor IF-3 — MAVFMNEQIRASEVVLTGLKGEKLGIVSREEALGIARSQGADLVCTSLMSSPPPCSLMAKGKAKAAAQKEAASARKASPGQAAGKSGSKEKVKELRFTAHIEEHDYETKLRQADKHLRSGKPVQLVVQASSAKEAAAAKSVLERLVTDLKEAGVKETGLQTGGKGSKVKLNPR; from the coding sequence ATGGCAGTATTCATGAATGAACAAATAAGAGCATCCGAGGTCGTGCTCACCGGACTAAAAGGCGAGAAGCTCGGTATAGTCTCCAGAGAGGAGGCACTGGGGATTGCCCGGTCCCAAGGGGCGGATCTGGTCTGCACCTCGCTGATGAGCAGCCCCCCGCCCTGCAGCCTGATGGCTAAAGGCAAAGCAAAGGCTGCCGCGCAGAAGGAAGCTGCTTCGGCACGCAAGGCATCCCCCGGCCAGGCAGCCGGAAAGAGCGGCAGCAAGGAGAAGGTCAAGGAGCTGCGCTTCACTGCCCATATCGAGGAGCATGATTACGAGACGAAGCTGCGCCAGGCGGACAAGCATCTGCGCTCCGGCAAGCCGGTGCAGCTGGTTGTGCAGGCCTCCAGCGCCAAGGAAGCCGCCGCGGCCAAGTCCGTGCTTGAACGGCTGGTCACCGACCTGAAGGAAGCCGGAGTCAAGGAAACCGGCCTCCAGACCGGCGGCAAAGGCTCGAAGGTGAAGTTAAATCCGCGCTGA
- the mutT gene encoding 8-oxo-dGTP diphosphatase MutT: protein MRIEVAAAIIHNKEGKLLIARRKPGKAQAGLWEFPGGKLEAGEDAVECLRRELMEEMRIAIRPYEAFGSHEHDYGNVQITLIAWKAEYLDGEIAMSDHDACRWVERGELAEYDFAPADIPFVERLRKELS from the coding sequence ATGAGGATTGAAGTAGCGGCGGCGATTATCCATAATAAAGAAGGAAAGCTGCTGATCGCCCGGCGGAAACCTGGCAAAGCGCAGGCAGGGCTGTGGGAATTCCCCGGCGGCAAGCTGGAGGCCGGTGAAGATGCCGTAGAGTGTCTGCGCAGAGAGCTGATGGAAGAAATGAGAATCGCCATCCGGCCTTATGAAGCATTCGGAAGCCATGAGCATGATTATGGCAACGTACAGATTACGCTGATAGCCTGGAAGGCGGAGTATCTGGACGGGGAGATTGCGATGAGTGACCATGATGCCTGCAGATGGGTGGAACGGGGCGAGCTGGCGGAATACGACTTTGCCCCGGCGGATATTCCTTTTGTGGAGCGCCTGAGGAAGGAGCTTAGCTGA
- a CDS encoding alpha/beta-type small acid-soluble spore protein: MARRNRKYAVPGAAQGMQTFKADVMRREGYTVDPNHPDDVKYEVAKELGIPLQPGNNGGLTTESAGHIGGKIGGSMVREMIRLAQEQLAEKGNS, from the coding sequence ATGGCAAGAAGAAACCGGAAATATGCAGTACCGGGAGCAGCACAGGGAATGCAGACCTTCAAAGCGGATGTGATGAGGCGCGAAGGGTATACCGTTGATCCGAACCACCCGGACGATGTGAAATATGAAGTCGCCAAGGAGCTGGGCATCCCCCTGCAGCCGGGCAATAATGGCGGTCTGACTACGGAATCAGCCGGCCATATCGGCGGCAAAATCGGCGGCTCCATGGTCCGTGAAATGATCCGCCTTGCCCAGGAGCAGCTCGCGGAGAAGGGGAATTCTTAG
- a CDS encoding Gfo/Idh/MocA family protein, whose amino-acid sequence MPMDNAYKVKWGILSTGWIAHQFATDLAHASNGIAYAVGSRTQESADEFAKNHGIPVAYATYEELVNDPEVDAIYIGTPHPFHKENALLALRAGKAVLCEKPFTVNSGELEEVVAYAREHKLFLMEAMWSRYIPANVKVREWIAAGKIGDVRLVQADLGFRADWNPESRLLNPALGGGALLDVGIYPISFASMVLGPHPESVSSTVHIGETGVDEHFSLLLSYGGGKSASLNGGIRLKLLEEAHVFGTEGHIIVKGTLVNPRAAELYIGGELAETFEDDRASVGYSFEAEEVGRCLQAGLTESPVMTLDESVAILKLLDQVRAQWGLKYPGEQ is encoded by the coding sequence ATGCCAATGGATAACGCTTACAAGGTGAAATGGGGAATTCTCAGCACCGGCTGGATTGCCCACCAGTTCGCAACGGATCTGGCCCATGCCAGTAACGGTATTGCTTACGCTGTCGGATCACGCACCCAGGAAAGCGCGGATGAATTCGCTAAGAATCACGGCATTCCCGTCGCCTATGCTACTTACGAAGAACTGGTGAACGACCCGGAGGTGGATGCCATCTATATCGGGACGCCGCATCCGTTCCATAAAGAGAACGCCCTGCTGGCCCTGCGCGCCGGCAAGGCTGTGCTGTGTGAGAAGCCGTTCACGGTGAACAGCGGGGAGCTGGAAGAAGTCGTGGCCTATGCCCGCGAGCATAAGCTGTTCCTGATGGAGGCCATGTGGAGCCGCTATATCCCGGCTAACGTCAAAGTCAGAGAGTGGATTGCTGCAGGGAAGATTGGGGACGTCCGCCTGGTCCAGGCAGACCTTGGCTTCCGCGCCGACTGGAATCCGGAAAGCCGCCTGCTGAATCCGGCGCTGGGCGGCGGAGCATTGCTGGATGTCGGCATCTATCCGATATCCTTCGCTTCCATGGTTTTAGGGCCTCATCCTGAGTCCGTATCCAGTACGGTACATATCGGTGAGACCGGGGTGGATGAGCATTTCTCACTGCTGTTATCCTATGGCGGCGGAAAAAGCGCTTCGCTTAACGGGGGAATCCGGCTCAAGCTGCTGGAGGAAGCTCATGTATTCGGAACCGAGGGCCATATTATTGTGAAAGGCACGCTGGTGAATCCGCGTGCGGCCGAGCTGTATATCGGCGGTGAACTGGCAGAGACCTTTGAGGATGACCGTGCTTCTGTCGGCTATTCGTTTGAGGCGGAGGAAGTGGGCCGCTGTCTGCAGGCCGGTCTGACGGAAAGTCCGGTTATGACGCTGGATGAATCCGTAGCGATTCTGAAGCTGCTGGATCAGGTCCGGGCACAGTGGGGACTTAAGTATCCTGGCGAACAATAA